The DNA segment CACGTCGATTTCGCGGCGAACCAGTTCCTTACGCCAAGCTTTGCCGTGGGTCTCCACGGTTATTACTACCGCCAGGTGTCGGGCGACAGCGGCAGCGGCGCTGTGCTTGGCAGTTTCAAGGGCGAAGCCTACGGTATTGGGCCGGCTCTTCTGTGGACGCCCAAGGCTGGCAAGGGAAAGGTTTCGGTGGTCGCCAAGTGGCTCCATGACCTCAGTGAGACGAATCGCATGCATGGCGATTACGGGCAACTTACGGTAGTCTATAAGTTTTGAAATGGGCGGCAGCAAATACGCAATCTGAGTTTATAAGGAGAATAGTAATGCAGAATCTACTTATGAAGAGCTTTCTTATCCTGCTGTTGCTTGCAAACACGGCCTTTGCCGCCGTGCCTGCCGATCCGCTGCCGTCATGGAACGATACCGCAACCAAGAAGGCCATCATAACCTTTGTCGAAGAAGTGACCCGGCCAGGCTCGCCGAGCTTTGTCCCGGTTGCGGAGCGTATCGCCACTTTCGACAATGACGGTACGCTGTGGCCCGAGCAGCCGATGTATTTCCCGGAGGCCTTTTTGTACGACCGCATCAAGGCGCTGGCGCCGTCGCACCCCGAATGGCATGATAAACAGCCGGTCAAGGCTGTGCTGGCGGGCGACCTGAAGACGGTCCACGCCGGCGGCTATAATACCATGCTCGAGCTCGTTTATGCCACGCACGCCGGCTACACCACGGAAGAGTTCGCCCAGACCGTCAAGGACTGGGCGGCAACGGCCAGGCATCCGAAGACCGGCCGACTGTACACGGAAATGGCTTACCAACCTATGCGCGAATTGCTTGAGTATCTGCGATCCAACGGTTTTAAGACCTTCATCGTATCCGGCGGTTTGGCCGATTTCATGCGCCCCTTGTCGGAAAGGGTTTATGGCATCCCTCCCGAGCAGGTGGTCGGCAGCAGTATCAAGACGGAATTCAAGATGCGCGACGGCAAGCCGGTGATAGTATTTTTGCCGGAGGTCGGCTTTATCGATGGAGGCGCGGGCAAAGCGATCGGCATTGAACAGTACATCGGCCGCCGTCCCATCGCCGCCTTCGGCAACTCTGACGGCGATCTGCAAATGCTTCAGTGGACGATGGCCGGCAAAGACACGCGGTTCGCGCTCCTTGTCCACCACACCGACGCCGAGCGCGAATGGGCTTATGACCGTACATCCGTCTACGGCCGCCTTGACAAGGCGCTGGACGAAGCACGGGCGAAAGGCTGGACGGTTGTCGACATGAAGAAGGATTGGAAGAGCATCTACGTGTTCGAGAACGAGTAACATTTTTTAGGGCATAGGAAAAGAAACTTTCAATAGCATTTGGGGATTAGGTGGTCTCATGAAGCTGTCGTTAAAAAAGCACAGCATACGGCCGTATTTCATCGTTCTCGCGACAGCTTTGTTTTTCTTGAGCTATGGCGCGAGGGGCTGGGCGGCCCAGGATGCCGTGAACGACGCTGCCAACGCACCGGTGACGCCTGCGGAGGCTGTTGCCGCCGATGTCGCCGGCTATCGCCTCGTCAACGGCGTCGTCATTCTGCCGATAATGCCCGGCAATGAGATGGTGGTACAGGGTCTTTTGCAATCGCTGGCCCAGGATCCGGATTTTCAGGGGATCAGCATGACGCTGTTCGCTCCTGTCGGGACAAAACCGAAGATTCTGTTGGCAGGCAATCAGGGTGAAGACCGGCTGCGGTATGCGGCCGAGAAACTAAAAACTATCGTAGGCAAGATGGGACAGCCCCATCGTTTGGTGGTTGCCGCCTATTTGCGGGAAATAACGATAGAAAATGACGACGAGGCGGGGTTATCGTGGTTTCCCAACGGTGTGCAGGGCGGTCTGACGACAGGGGTAACGACGACGTACACACGGGAATGGGA comes from the Sporomusaceae bacterium genome and includes:
- a CDS encoding HAD family hydrolase, whose amino-acid sequence is MQNLLMKSFLILLLLANTAFAAVPADPLPSWNDTATKKAIITFVEEVTRPGSPSFVPVAERIATFDNDGTLWPEQPMYFPEAFLYDRIKALAPSHPEWHDKQPVKAVLAGDLKTVHAGGYNTMLELVYATHAGYTTEEFAQTVKDWAATARHPKTGRLYTEMAYQPMRELLEYLRSNGFKTFIVSGGLADFMRPLSERVYGIPPEQVVGSSIKTEFKMRDGKPVIVFLPEVGFIDGGAGKAIGIEQYIGRRPIAAFGNSDGDLQMLQWTMAGKDTRFALLVHHTDAEREWAYDRTSVYGRLDKALDEARAKGWTVVDMKKDWKSIYVFENE